In one window of Myotis daubentonii chromosome 13, mMyoDau2.1, whole genome shotgun sequence DNA:
- the LOC132214291 gene encoding large ribosomal subunit protein eL34-like, translated as MVQRLTYRRRLSYNTASNKTRLPRTPGNRIVYLYTKKVGKAPRSACGVCPGRLRGVRAVRPKVLMRLSKTKKHISRAYGGSMCAKCVRDRIKGAFLIEEQKIVVKVLKAQAQSQKAK; from the coding sequence ATGGTCCAGCGTTTGACATACCGTCGGAGGCTGTCCTACAACACAGCCTCCAACAAAACCAGGCTGCCCCGAACCCCTGGTAATAGGATTGTTTACCTTTATACCAAGAAGGTTGGGAAAGCACCCAGGTCTGCGTGTGGCGTGTGCCCAGGCCGACTTCGCGGAGTTCGTGCTGTGAGACCTAAAGTTCTAATGAGGTTGTCTAAAACGAAAAAACACATCAGCAGGGCCTACGGTGGATCCATGTGTGCTAAATGTGTCCGGGACAGGATCAAGGGTGCTTTCCTTATTGAGGAGCAGAAAATCGTTGTGAAAGTGTTGAAGGCACAAGCACAGAGTCAGAAagctaaataa